Proteins co-encoded in one Nothobranchius furzeri strain GRZ-AD chromosome 4, NfurGRZ-RIMD1, whole genome shotgun sequence genomic window:
- the LOC129153485 gene encoding uncharacterized protein has translation MAEEAPMVQAQQQEHLGSAPGKTVRLGVQTTANFNSIKELNNRWRSLQQLAEDRSNMLGSAHEVQRFHRDADETKEWIEEKNQALNTDNYGHHLASVQALQREHEGFERDLAALGDKVRFLIGTRTRVVSGDTFFMVLVTPPQPFLISDQRGVFLFKVDGGHNLTPEDCLSFGFLSTSLDTDLYSRIWIFNTQTLSPPSITHLSSHPVPHPPGRPASLHLCSLSCASPGSLPLPPPANTYTHHNAELLLQFQPQTYLCTLSSSL, from the exons atggctgaggaggctcctatggttcaggctcag caacaagaacatctgggttctgctcctggaaag accgtacggttgggcgttcagacgacggctaactttaattccatcaag gagctgaacaaccgctggcgctcgctgcaacagctggctgaagaccggagcaacatgctgggcagcgcccatgaggtgcagcgcttccacag agacgctgatgagaccaaagagtggatcgaggagaagaaccaggccctgaacacagacaactacggccaccacctggccagcgttcaggctctgcagcgtgaacatgaaggctttgagcgtgacctggcagctctgggtgataaggtccgcttcctgatcggtaccaggacccgggttgtctctggagacacgttcttcatggttctggtgactccaccccagccgttcctgatcagcgatcagcggggtgttttcctatttaaggtggatggaggacacaatttgacgccagaagattgcctcagttttg gattcctgtcgacctcattggatactgacctctactccaggatttggatattcaacacacagaccttatcaccaccctccataacccacctctcatctcacccagtgccccatccaccaggacgccccgcttctctccacctctgctccctctcctgcgcttcccccggctctctacctctccctcctccagccaacacatacacccaccaca acgctgagctgttgttgcagttccaaccacagacttatctgtgcaccttaagttcctccttataa
- the LOC139069646 gene encoding uncharacterized protein, producing the protein MSPPPLDYPPSRPRQVFNPVCSLLNFPPVSSVPQFLKGARRVWAATQQALQRTAERNRRLADRHRHPAPYYAPGQRVWLSTRDIRLKDHCKKLSPTFIGPYTISAVVNPSSVRLDLPSHMKIHPVFHVSLLKPVISSSLCPPVDPPPPVRLADGGLVYRVQRLLDVRPRGRGFQYLVEWEGYGPEHRQWVPRSWINDPSLIRDFELARSSSSSSSSSARPPGGVP; encoded by the coding sequence atgtctcctccgccactggactatcccccttcgaggcctcgacaggtattcaacccagtttgttCCCTTCTGAATTTCCCACCAGTTTCctccgttcctcagttcctgaagggggcccgacgggtttgggcggccacgcaacaggccctacagaggactgcagaacgcaaccggcgtctggccgaccggcaccggcATCCTGCCCCATactatgcgcctggacagcgcgtctggctctccaccagggacatcagattaaaggaccactgcaaaaaactttcccccacattcatcggtccctacacgatttctgctgtcgtcaacccgtcctccgtccgcttggatctgccgtcccacatgaagatccaccccgtttttcatgtctccctccttaagcctgtcatctccagttccctgtgccctcctgtcgaccctccgcctcctgtgcgtctcgctgacggggGCCTCGTTTACCGCgtccagcgccttctggatgtgcgacctcgtggccgaggtttccagtacctggtcgagtgggagggttatggcccggaacatcggcagtgggtcccgaggtcatggatcaatgacccctctctcatccgggatttcgagttggcccgctcctcctcctcctcctcctcctcctctgctcggccgccgggtggcgtcccttga